The Pseudomonadota bacterium nucleotide sequence GCTTCCGCCTCGAAAGACCTCCGGCAAAGCCCTCGAGCGCTTCAAGCGCGAGGCACGCGTCTGCGCCCGCCTCGACCATCCGTATGTCCTCAAGATCTACGACTACGGCGAAGAAGAGCAGACCTATCACATTGTGATGGAGTTCGTCGAGGGCGTCACGCTTCGTGACGTCATCGGCGATGAGCCGGTCGTCGCAGACATCGATCTGGTTGAGATGTCACGCATCTTCGGGCAGATCTGTCAGGCACTCGAATACGCCCACGCGCTCGGCATCACGCACCGCGACATCAAGCCCGAGAACATCATGGTGACCACGACCACCGGGCGCTGGGAGCCGGCAACGTCGAAGGTCAAGGTCATGGACTTCGGGCTCGCTGTGCTCGAGGGGCGTCACGACCTCACCGACCCTGACGCCATCATGGGAACCATTGCGTATTTCTCTCCTGAGCAGGCCAAGGGCGAGGTCGCCGACCATCGCGCCGACATCTACAGCCTCGGCTGCATGTTCTTCGAGATGCTGACCGGCCAGCTTCCCTTCGAGGCCACGAACCCGGCCGAGATGATCCGCTGTCATCAGGAGACGCCCCCCCCGTCGCCACGCAGCATAAACCCTCGCGTCTCTCCGACGCTCGAGCGCATCGCGCTGCGCTGCCTGCGCAAGTCACCCGATGATCGGTATCCGTCCGTGCGCGAGATCCGCGATGATCTCGACGCCTTTCGCGCCGAGCTGAACATCCCACCCCAGGCCTTCTGGGGGGTGATGGGAATTCCGTCTGACCCAGGCCCGTCACCAGGACGGCGACAGGGCGACATCATGATGACGGCGGCCGATGCATCTCCCGACCCCTTTGCGCGCCGTCGCTTGCCAGGCCACGCCCCCTCCGCGCCGACGCCCGACGAGCCTTCCTCCGACGATTCTCTGCACGCCGATCAGGAACCCGACGACGCAGGGACGGCCCGTCGCCTCCAAGAGATGTGGCGACAGGGGCAGGCGGCCACCGCGCGTTCCCCTCAGGCGCCGATTGACGTGCCTCCCCTGGCGAGTCCCTTCACGGTGGGCATGCCGTCAGATCTGGCCAGTCGGTTGCGCTCCCCGGCCAGTCCCAACCCCGCTGCCGAGAAGACAGACGCGGGACGGCCGCCAGCGCAGGGGTGGGTTCCTCCGCTCTCCGGCAGTCCTCCCGGGCGAATGGCGCCATCGTTCCCATCTCCCGCCAACCCGGTCGAGGGGGCACGCGTCATCGCCGGGCCTGTTTCTGGTGCTGGGCCGCTGGCAAGTCCAGAGTGGATGAGCGAGGCGCAGCGCTCGCCCGATGCGGCATTGAACCGCTACGAGCAGTACATGGCGCGACTTCGTCACGATGACGACGGCACCACGGGAAGACCGGGCGACCTGCCCCCGAGCATCTGCGCCTGTGGGATGGAGAATCCCGGAGACAAGAAGTACTGCGGCGAGTGCGGCAGCCTTCTGGCCCCCTCGAAGTTCCTGCAGTCGCGAGAGGCACGCGCGCACATCGAGCTCGGGTTGCGTCATCTCGAGCACGGTCAGCTCCAGGAGGCCTATCAGGAGTTCTCGGAGGCGCTGGCGCGAGATCCCAATCACGCCGACGCGCACAAGCACCTGGGGCGGACCTGGGCTCGCATGGGCGATCCGGTGCGGGCTGAGGAAGAGCTCCGCCTCGCCGCGTCGCTGAATCCGCGCGACGCCGACATCCAGATCGAGCTCGCCCACGTCCTGCGTCTTGCGGGCCGCAAGAGCGACGCGGTCGAGGCGCTCCAGGAAGCCGTGCGCCTTCGCCCTTCCGACGCAGGCGCACGCTGCCAGCTTGCCTTCCTGCACGCGCATCGCGGAAACCTCGTGAAGGCCATCGAGGAGTATCGCACCGCTCTTGCCTACGATGAGAGCAATGTCGAGGCGCGCCTGCAGCTCGGCATCATCTACGGAGCCCAGAACTACGTCAAGGAGGCCATCGCGGAGTTCGAGTGGGTCGTGCATCTCGACGCGGAGAACGCGAGCGCCTGGCAGTGGCTGGGAAAGCTGTACGCCCGCGTCAATCGCGTCGGCGAGGCCGAGAAGGCCTTTCAGGCGGCCCTCGGCATCTCTCCCGACGATGCCGACGTGCACGCCGATCTGGGGGTTCTCTACGAGAGCACGCGGCGCGAGCAGCTCGCGGTGCAGGAGCTGCGGCAGGCCATTGCCCTCGAACAGGGGCACAACGGCGCGCGCCAGCGGCTTGCGCAGCTCTACATTCGCAGACAGCAGCCCCAGCAGGCCATCAAGGAGCTCGAGGAGCTCGCGGCCTATCATCCAACCGACAGCCGGGTGCATCAGCAGCTGGGAGAGCTCTATCTCGAGCAGGGCGATCTGAATCGGGCACTCAGCCACTTCGAACGAACCGTCTCGCTCGACCCGGCCAGTGCCGAGATGCACAACCGGCTCGGCCAGCTGTACTTCAAGAAGGACTACAACACGCTCACCGTTCAGGAATATCGTCGCGCGGTGGAGCTCGATCCCTACAATCCGTCGTATCACGAAGATCTCGGCATGGCCTACTACGTGAACGGCAATCGCGAGCTCGCAATCCAGGAGATCAAGAAGGCGTCGATCCTCGACGCGCGCAACGTCGACTACTTCAAGGCTCTCGGTCTCCTCAGCGTCGAGGAGGGGCGTTTCGACGAAGCCATACAGGCCCTCAAGCGCGCTCTCGAGCTCAACCCCAGGGACGCGCAGACCCACGTGCTGCTGGGGCGTGTCTACGGGCAGCAGAAGCTGCTCAACTGGGCGCTCCTCGAGTTCCAGAAGGCCATCGAGTACGAGCCGGGCAACCTCCTGATGCACGTCTACCTTGCCCGCACCTATTCCGGTCTGGGACGCGCCGATGACGCCGTGCACGCGTTCCGCAAAGCCATCTCGCTCATGCACCAGGAGAACGAGACCCCGGAGAGCCGACGCGCGCTGGGGCGTTCGTACCAG carries:
- a CDS encoding tetratricopeptide repeat protein — protein: MLGTRYIGRYKVIEEIGRGGMGIVYRGEDPRLERPVAIKVLPPRKTSGKALERFKREARVCARLDHPYVLKIYDYGEEEQTYHIVMEFVEGVTLRDVIGDEPVVADIDLVEMSRIFGQICQALEYAHALGITHRDIKPENIMVTTTTGRWEPATSKVKVMDFGLAVLEGRHDLTDPDAIMGTIAYFSPEQAKGEVADHRADIYSLGCMFFEMLTGQLPFEATNPAEMIRCHQETPPPSPRSINPRVSPTLERIALRCLRKSPDDRYPSVREIRDDLDAFRAELNIPPQAFWGVMGIPSDPGPSPGRRQGDIMMTAADASPDPFARRRLPGHAPSAPTPDEPSSDDSLHADQEPDDAGTARRLQEMWRQGQAATARSPQAPIDVPPLASPFTVGMPSDLASRLRSPASPNPAAEKTDAGRPPAQGWVPPLSGSPPGRMAPSFPSPANPVEGARVIAGPVSGAGPLASPEWMSEAQRSPDAALNRYEQYMARLRHDDDGTTGRPGDLPPSICACGMENPGDKKYCGECGSLLAPSKFLQSREARAHIELGLRHLEHGQLQEAYQEFSEALARDPNHADAHKHLGRTWARMGDPVRAEEELRLAASLNPRDADIQIELAHVLRLAGRKSDAVEALQEAVRLRPSDAGARCQLAFLHAHRGNLVKAIEEYRTALAYDESNVEARLQLGIIYGAQNYVKEAIAEFEWVVHLDAENASAWQWLGKLYARVNRVGEAEKAFQAALGISPDDADVHADLGVLYESTRREQLAVQELRQAIALEQGHNGARQRLAQLYIRRQQPQQAIKELEELAAYHPTDSRVHQQLGELYLEQGDLNRALSHFERTVSLDPASAEMHNRLGQLYFKKDYNTLTVQEYRRAVELDPYNPSYHEDLGMAYYVNGNRELAIQEIKKASILDARNVDYFKALGLLSVEEGRFDEAIQALKRALELNPRDAQTHVLLGRVYGQQKLLNWALLEFQKAIEYEPGNLLMHVYLARTYSGLGRADDAVHAFRKAISLMHQENETPESRRALGRSYQDLGKAYLDSGNVQAAREMLESALLLLPADARGMHLMGMAMAAQKSWKRALEHLSDALEREPHNPDILSDIGQVYEQIGEPEKALKALRSAVSLSPRKASLYERMSSVLSGQGRYDEARDVIRKAMLLDARRTDVYHNLLGRVYAREGQWQKAAAENEQARASNPYVAAYTLDLARALSQLGRASDAVNELRRALSTLSLSDAEAKELQGELDRLRTVG